A genomic window from Companilactobacillus alimentarius DSM 20249 includes:
- a CDS encoding TetR/AcrR family transcriptional regulator, which translates to MNVRDRQAENTKNAILKVAAEMFLSQGYQATSMRKIAQELNITQPNMYHYYKNKKVLYIKAIEYAVDGFSENLLDEYNQQKNLPFEELLNYMAKYMIENFRINYFIMRNDIENFFTPEEKKDISKNWDGGYYKVLFNIFQSHKNELRTDLAIPVQVGTFLTMLLPYIEYNDAKRKRNIANLNTVINIFINGVKKE; encoded by the coding sequence ATGAATGTACGTGACCGACAGGCTGAAAATACTAAGAATGCCATTTTAAAAGTTGCTGCCGAAATGTTTCTTTCACAAGGATACCAAGCAACTTCAATGCGTAAAATTGCGCAAGAATTAAATATTACACAGCCAAATATGTACCATTACTATAAAAACAAGAAGGTACTTTATATTAAAGCCATTGAATATGCCGTCGATGGCTTTAGTGAAAACTTGCTGGATGAATACAACCAACAAAAGAATTTACCCTTCGAAGAATTATTGAACTACATGGCAAAGTATATGATTGAAAATTTCCGGATCAATTACTTTATCATGCGCAACGATATTGAGAATTTCTTCACTCCTGAAGAAAAAAAAGATATTAGTAAAAATTGGGATGGCGGTTACTACAAAGTGTTATTCAATATTTTTCAATCGCACAAAAATGAACTACGAACTGATCTGGCCATCCCGGTACAAGTTGGAACCTTTTTAACAATGTTACTGCCTTACATTGAATATAACGATGCCAAAAGGAAGCGTAATATTGCTAACCTAAACACTGTTATCAATATTTTCATCAATGGCGTCAAAAAAGAATAG
- a CDS encoding cation:proton antiporter, producing the protein MEFITLLALMLFLTLVVSHIFNKLNLPAVIGQLILGVILGKGVLNIVKYNSDVDLFAEIGVILLMFLAGLESNLKLLRKHLLPSINVAIFGVILPVALTLLTAILFGINLRESVFISVVFAATSVSISVEVLKSLNYLSSASGTVILGAAVVDDILAISILSIMSGTLTGDFSARKLILLLGLWILFGILVVVLHKWVVPQLMHLSEYVEATHATTIFALVICFVMAYIADEVQLDAVLGAFVAGIAVSNSEYYNEKISRNIETIGYSIFIPIFFISIGLNLEFSSFIQDFWLILLFTVTGIIGKLIGAGFGARISGFDLKDSYVIGSGMISRGEMALIIAQIGFGAKLLSEEYYSAVIISVILITIISPFFLKHSISKNPL; encoded by the coding sequence ATGGAATTTATAACTCTACTTGCATTGATGTTGTTTCTAACATTAGTTGTTAGTCATATTTTTAATAAGCTCAATCTTCCGGCCGTAATTGGTCAATTAATTTTAGGCGTTATCCTTGGTAAAGGTGTCCTAAATATCGTCAAGTACAACAGCGACGTTGATTTATTTGCTGAAATTGGCGTTATCTTATTAATGTTCTTAGCTGGTTTAGAAAGTAATCTAAAGCTCCTCAGAAAACATCTCCTGCCAAGTATTAATGTCGCTATTTTTGGCGTGATTTTACCAGTTGCTCTAACGCTTTTAACAGCAATTCTTTTCGGAATCAATTTAAGAGAAAGTGTCTTCATTTCCGTTGTTTTTGCAGCAACCTCAGTTTCAATTTCTGTTGAAGTTCTCAAAAGCCTCAACTACCTTTCTAGTGCTTCAGGAACCGTCATTTTAGGAGCTGCCGTGGTAGATGATATTTTAGCAATTTCAATTTTAAGTATCATGTCTGGTACCTTAACAGGTGATTTTTCAGCCAGAAAATTGATTTTACTATTAGGACTTTGGATCCTCTTCGGCATCTTGGTTGTTGTTTTGCATAAATGGGTCGTGCCACAATTGATGCATTTATCCGAATATGTTGAAGCAACTCATGCCACAACGATTTTTGCTCTAGTCATCTGTTTCGTGATGGCTTATATCGCTGATGAAGTGCAACTAGATGCTGTTCTAGGTGCCTTCGTAGCCGGTATCGCTGTTTCTAATTCTGAATACTATAACGAAAAAATCAGTCGAAACATTGAGACTATTGGCTACAGTATCTTCATTCCCATTTTCTTTATTAGTATTGGATTGAACTTGGAATTCAGCAGTTTTATTCAAGACTTTTGGTTAATTCTCTTATTTACAGTTACCGGAATTATTGGAAAACTGATTGGAGCTGGATTCGGTGCTCGAATTTCCGGATTCGACCTCAAGGATTCATACGTGATCGGTTCAGGGATGATTTCACGTGGTGAAATGGCTTTGATTATTGCTCAGATAGGCTTTGGTGCCAAATTATTATCCGAAGAATATTATTCCGCGGTAATCATTAGTGTCATCCTCATTACAATCATTTCGCCATTCTTTCTCAAGCATTCCATTAGCAAGAATCCCTTATAG
- a CDS encoding NAD(P)/FAD-dependent oxidoreductase, with translation MAHILVLGAGYGGLRAARDLAKSTPAGTQIDLIDKSDKHVEKTALHTIAAGTNRPDAVSFEIRSVLPSNVNFIKATVSKLDLDNKTVEFSDHEAIKYDYIVVSLGFRSEDFGLEGASENALILQDLETAKNIYKKINEHIANYKESQDPKDLSIIVCGAGFTGVEILGELVDTVKILKAKYDVPEIKVTCLEMATRILPMFDENLASYAVEYLDKNGINLLTGAKIKKIEKQAVVYMDGDTEKRVEGSTILWTVGVSGSDVIKSSGIDAKRNRVMTTQFLNLEAHPEAYFIGDDSAIIPKGEKRPYPTTGQLATAEGAGAAFNIAAALNGKDLKPFVYKSMGTVASLGQNHGIAEITGKNLKFKGSVASLLKHLSADRGIMEIAGLKTAIRKGTI, from the coding sequence ATGGCACACATTTTAGTACTAGGCGCTGGCTATGGTGGCTTGAGAGCTGCCCGTGACTTAGCCAAAAGCACTCCCGCAGGAACACAAATTGATTTAATTGATAAAAGTGATAAGCATGTTGAAAAAACAGCTTTGCATACTATTGCAGCCGGAACTAACAGACCTGATGCAGTAAGTTTTGAGATCCGTTCAGTCTTACCTTCAAATGTTAACTTCATCAAGGCAACTGTTTCAAAACTAGATTTAGACAACAAGACAGTTGAGTTCTCTGACCACGAAGCAATCAAATATGATTACATTGTTGTTTCTCTTGGCTTTCGTTCCGAAGACTTCGGGCTTGAAGGTGCAAGTGAAAATGCCTTAATCCTTCAAGATCTAGAAACAGCTAAAAATATCTATAAGAAAATCAACGAACATATCGCTAATTACAAAGAATCCCAAGATCCTAAAGATTTAAGTATCATTGTTTGTGGTGCTGGATTTACTGGAGTTGAAATCCTTGGTGAATTAGTCGATACAGTCAAGATCCTCAAAGCTAAATATGACGTTCCAGAAATTAAAGTAACTTGCCTAGAGATGGCAACAAGAATTCTACCAATGTTTGATGAGAATCTTGCTAGTTATGCGGTTGAATATCTAGACAAGAATGGCATTAATCTTTTGACTGGTGCCAAGATCAAGAAAATTGAAAAACAAGCTGTCGTTTATATGGACGGTGACACCGAAAAACGTGTCGAAGGAAGTACAATTCTTTGGACCGTTGGTGTCAGTGGTAGTGATGTTATCAAGAGTTCTGGTATTGATGCCAAGAGAAATCGTGTCATGACGACTCAATTCCTTAACCTTGAAGCTCACCCAGAAGCTTACTTTATTGGTGATGATTCAGCTATTATTCCTAAAGGCGAAAAACGTCCTTATCCAACGACTGGCCAATTGGCAACTGCCGAAGGAGCTGGAGCTGCATTCAATATTGCCGCAGCCTTAAACGGCAAGGATTTGAAGCCATTCGTTTATAAATCAATGGGTACTGTCGCATCCTTAGGTCAAAATCACGGAATTGCTGAAATTACTGGCAAGAATCTTAAATTCAAAGGCTCAGTAGCTTCTCTATTGAAGCACCTTTCAGCTGATCGTGGAATCATGGAAATTGCTGGTTTGAAGACAGCGATTAGAAAAGGAACTATTTAA
- a CDS encoding putative holin-like toxin, with protein sequence MLAFGTFIVALIALIVELIKSQQKK encoded by the coding sequence ATGCTGGCTTTCGGTACGTTTATCGTAGCCTTAATCGCATTAATTGTTGAGCTGATCAAAAGTCAGCAAAAAAAATAA
- a CDS encoding DUF1003 domain-containing protein, producing MAIKKNQICAICGNRFTLTEGLFLRDLSDLLQEQVLKTNSYAKESSFICLKDLQKLRISRMQTIIDKDQEIDHQMSDKLKKELAKDTYVIKNINDTVYGKRTKGQRMADAVAKFGGSWGFIITFIIILIVWMTVNIVHLFGINFDPYPFILLNLFLSCVAAIQAPIIMMSQNRQADRDRFDSENDYRTNTKSEMEIRILHEKLDQLNEVQWPHILDIQKMQIEVLSEIENEIQSLKAENKPKRERNTRHPHSKE from the coding sequence ATGGCAATTAAAAAGAATCAAATTTGTGCGATTTGTGGAAATCGTTTTACACTTACGGAAGGACTATTTCTAAGGGATTTAAGTGATCTCTTACAAGAACAAGTTTTAAAAACAAATAGTTATGCGAAAGAGTCATCCTTTATCTGCTTGAAAGATCTACAGAAATTACGCATTTCCAGAATGCAGACGATTATCGACAAAGACCAAGAAATTGATCACCAAATGAGTGATAAATTGAAAAAAGAACTCGCAAAAGATACTTATGTTATCAAAAATATCAACGATACCGTTTATGGCAAAAGAACTAAGGGTCAAAGAATGGCTGATGCTGTGGCTAAATTTGGTGGTAGCTGGGGATTCATCATCACCTTTATCATCATTTTAATAGTATGGATGACGGTCAATATAGTACATCTCTTTGGCATTAATTTTGATCCCTATCCATTTATACTACTGAACTTATTTTTGAGCTGTGTGGCTGCCATACAGGCTCCTATCATTATGATGAGTCAAAATAGACAAGCCGATCGGGATCGCTTTGATTCTGAAAACGATTATCGCACAAATACTAAATCAGAAATGGAAATTAGAATCCTCCATGAAAAATTAGATCAACTAAACGAAGTTCAATGGCCCCATATCTTGGATATTCAAAAGATGCAAATTGAAGTTTTAAGTGAAATCGAAAATGAAATTCAATCCTTAAAAGCTGAGAACAAGCCTAAAAGAGAGCGTAATACTAGACACCCTCACAGTAAGGAATGA
- a CDS encoding ammonium transporter, whose protein sequence is MNLNFMIVAIILVWIMVPGIAVFYSGFVPQKDVNRILFNSFLMFGLAGLLWIVVGFSVSFEGNFLGIIGNFKHLFLNGIDLSSTYGTTGLPNSIYLLFQMMFAILTPALFLGAVASRARIKFIILFVVCWSLLIYYPLAHTVWSASGFLAKLGVLDFAGGTVIHIDAGITAMILAITLRKPYEYNNEQAKGNSMWILMGTVLLWIGWYGFNAGSALRLNTQAINAFFTTTVAACSALMTWVVLEDIFKSKVSISGICTGSICGLVGITPGAGYVTVFGSFIIGIITAIGSFYFMNYLKYKLHLNDYLDIFGCHGVGGIIGSLSVGLFATKSVNSTVITNGLFYGGGLKLLGLQFTGTIFTIVFVSVLSIIIITILSKLFKNDVGVKRIIK, encoded by the coding sequence ATGAACTTAAATTTTATGATTGTTGCAATTATATTGGTCTGGATAATGGTTCCAGGGATTGCCGTATTTTACAGTGGTTTCGTACCACAGAAAGATGTTAATCGGATTCTTTTCAATAGCTTTCTGATGTTTGGCTTAGCAGGACTATTGTGGATAGTAGTTGGATTTTCAGTTTCTTTTGAAGGTAATTTTTTAGGAATAATTGGGAATTTTAAGCATTTATTCCTAAATGGTATAGACTTATCGTCTACTTATGGAACAACAGGTTTACCAAACTCAATTTATCTTCTGTTTCAAATGATGTTTGCGATTTTGACGCCAGCATTGTTCTTAGGAGCAGTGGCTAGTCGAGCTAGAATTAAATTTATTATATTATTTGTCGTTTGTTGGTCTTTACTAATTTATTATCCATTAGCACATACTGTCTGGTCAGCCAGCGGTTTCTTAGCAAAATTAGGCGTACTAGATTTTGCCGGGGGAACGGTGATTCATATTGATGCAGGAATAACGGCAATGATTTTAGCAATTACTTTACGAAAACCCTATGAATACAACAACGAACAGGCAAAGGGGAATTCGATGTGGATTTTGATGGGTACGGTTTTGTTATGGATTGGCTGGTATGGGTTTAATGCTGGCAGTGCTTTACGATTGAATACGCAAGCTATCAACGCATTCTTTACCACGACAGTAGCAGCTTGTTCGGCTTTGATGACTTGGGTTGTTTTGGAAGATATATTTAAATCGAAGGTAAGCATTAGTGGAATCTGTACGGGGAGTATTTGTGGCTTAGTCGGCATTACCCCAGGAGCAGGATATGTGACAGTTTTTGGTAGTTTTATTATTGGTATAATAACGGCCATTGGTAGTTTTTATTTTATGAATTATTTGAAGTATAAATTGCATTTGAATGATTATCTAGATATATTTGGATGTCACGGAGTCGGCGGAATTATTGGTTCACTTTCAGTGGGATTATTTGCCACCAAATCAGTGAATAGTACCGTTATAACGAATGGCTTGTTTTACGGTGGTGGGTTGAAACTATTAGGCTTACAGTTCACTGGAACAATCTTTACAATTGTGTTTGTATCTGTTTTATCTATTATAATTATTACGATTTTGAGTAAACTATTTAAAAATGATGTCGGTGTGAAAAGAATTATTAAGTAA